A region of the Bryobacteraceae bacterium genome:
AGCCTCAGCGGCGGCTGCCCGGCCCGGCGCAGCAGGAAAAAGCGCGTGTAATTCTGCCGGTCGTCCTCGATCGAGCGCCGCAGGATCCGCCCTCCGTAAGTCTCCGCCGCCACCACGCTGGCAATCGCGGCTGCGTCCGTCACCTGCTCCTCGATGAGCATTTTTACGCTGCCCGCCGTGTCATAGAACGGCACCCGCTCCCACTCCGGATGCGCCCCCAAAAACCGCAGGCATTGGTTCAAAGCCACCGGATGAGAGAATACACGGCGAATATCACGCAGCCGCACCTCAGGACGCGCAATCAGGTTGTGGACGATCCGGAGATTCAGCTCCGCCACAATCCGGTGATCGAAATTCAGCAGATGGTCATAGTTCTCATGCACCGACCCGTGCAGCGTGTTCTCAATGGGGATCACCGCCGCGTCGGCTGTTCCGTCCTCCAACGCCCGGAACACGTCCTCAAATCGTTGACAGGAAAGGACGCGGATCGAATTGCCCAGCAGTTGGAGCGCGGCCTCATGGCTAAACGAACCGGCCTCTCCCTGAATCGATACCGTCATCGGATTTTTCCGGGCCGTCATGGTGGATCACGCCGGGTGCCGCCCGCCAACGCCCCAGGCCCGTTTTCCGAAATCGGAGCAGGCGGCTTGCGTCTGTTCCGAATTCAGAACAGAATCAAAGTAGCGAGCCCTTTGCCCGGCTGCCGGGGCAGGCGCGGTGGGAACCGGCGATCCCGATGATACCATGCTGGAACCTGGACTGAGACTCAAGCAGATTCGGGAACGGCTCGGACTCCGCTACCGCGACGTCGAAGAGTTCAGCCAGCAGATCGCCGACCGCCACCGCAACAGCGAGTTTCTCATCCCCATCAGCCGCCTCTCGGACATCGAAAACCGCGGCGTCGTGCCTGGCATCTACAAGCTCTATTCGCTGTGCGCCATCTACCGGCTCGACCTGGCGGAAGTGCTGAAATGGTACGGGGTCGACCTCGCCGAGATGCCCGCTGACAGCGTCTCGCTGGCCTCGGGCAAAACCCATCTGATGGGCTTCAGCCGCTCCTCGCTCCGCACCTGGTCAAGCGAGGTTCTGGTGCCGCTGGCCCTCGACCCCGGGCTGGACCTTTCAAAAACCACCTTTCTCAGCCGCTTCATCCAGAGCTGGGGCACGCTTCCCCTCATGATCCTCAGCGGCCACGAGCCGAAAAATTACCGCTACGCCTACCTGGGCACGGAGGACTGGTTCATGTACCCGATCCTCCGCCCCGGCAGCCTCCTTCTCATCGACGAGAGCCGCCGCAAGGTCGTCACCAGCGGCTGGGCGAGCGAACTCGACCGCCCCATCTATTTCCTCGAGCATCGCGGCGGCTGGATGTGCGCCTGGTGCAGCCTCACCGAAAACCAGCTCGTTGCCATCCCGCACCCGGCCAGCTCCATGGCCCCTATGGTCTTCGCCTGGCCGGATGATGTCGAGGTGCTTGGGCAGGTCGTCGGCGTCGCCAACCGGCTCACGGCTCCGGCGAAGAGCCGGGTTCGCTCCTGAGCGCTTCCAGCAACACCGTGAAATTCGACTCGTAAAGCTCGCGTTGCGCCGGACTGGCCCAGGCCGGAATCACTGCCCGGTACGGCGCCAGCCGCAGCCAGTTCTCCACCAGCGTCCGCTTGCTGGCAGGCAGGGTGGAGAAGTATAGCTCCAGGTCCGCTTTTTGCTGGTCCAGCCGCAGCGCCAGCCAGTTCAGGAACGTATCCTCGTGGCTGCGGCGAATGGCTTCGTCTGCCTCCCGCTGTCCGAAAATCATTGCCAGCCCGTGATGGGCGTACTGGCCGGTGTTGACATCGCGCAGTGAGGCCAGAAACACCAGCCGCGCGTAAATCGACGGAATGCCCGCCAGAGTCCGCCGCCAGAGTTCCTGCGCCGGCCTGGGCTTCGATTCCATCGATCCGCGCCTCAGCACG
Encoded here:
- the pheA gene encoding prephenate dehydratase, translated to MTVSIQGEAGSFSHEAALQLLGNSIRVLSCQRFEDVFRALEDGTADAAVIPIENTLHGSVHENYDHLLNFDHRIVAELNLRIVHNLIARPEVRLRDIRRVFSHPVALNQCLRFLGAHPEWERVPFYDTAGSVKMLIEEQVTDAAAIASVVAAETYGGRILRRSIEDDRQNYTRFFLLRRAGQPPLRLDETGKKGWKTSIVFSTRNQPGSLFRALSAFALRDLSLTKIESRPLRGKPWEYLFYVDFLGHVEEERVKRALGHLGELCDLVRVFGCYRV